The region CTGCGTTGGAACCTGACCGGTGATGACGACCATGGGAATGGAGTCCATCAGCGCGTCGGTAATGCCGGTGACGGCGTTGGTCGCGCCGGGGCCGGAGGTGACGAGCACGACGCCGGGTTTCCCGGTCGAGCGGGCGTAACCCTCCGCCATATGGGTTGCACCCTGTTCATGGCGGACAAGGACGTGGCGGATCTTCGGATGATTGAAAAGCGCGTCATAGATGGGCAGCACCGCGCCGCCCGGATAACCGAACACGACTTCGACCCCCAGGTCGATCAGGCTTTCAACCAAAATGTCCGCGCCGCTCTTTTCGGACACGCTAAATCCTTCCACTGGATGCAAGTTGCGCCCTCTGCCCCGGAAGCGGGGAGATGGCAAGGCGGGTGCCTCTAATAGACATAAAATGGCTAGTCAACCACTAACGACGTAATTTTATTATCAGTTCGTCGGTGATCTTGTCATCAATGGACTGTGTTTCGCGTGGCCAGTGGTCCGGCGGCTGGCGGGAAAACCAGGTATATTGGCGCTTGGCATATTGGCGCGTGGCGATCCTGCCCCGTTCCGCCATGGTTTCCCGGCTTATTTCGCCGCGCAGCCAGCTGGCAATCTCGGGAACGCCTATCGCGCGCATGACAGGCAGTTCGGGGGAGAGTGCTCGGTTGAGAAGGGCTTCAACCTCTTGCACCGCGCCGCCATCGAGCATCTGTTCGAACCGGCGGTCGCAGCGGGCGATGAGCCAGTCGCGAGGCGGAAGGAGGATCAGGGGAGAAAGGCTGATGCGATCGGCAATGCCGCCGCTCTTATGCTGTTGCCAATAGGTAAGCGGCTTGCCGGTCGAACGCACGACTTCCAGCGCGCGGGCGACGCGGGTGGTGTCGGCGGGGGCGAGGCGGGCGGCGGCTTCCGGGTCTTCCCGCGAAAGGGCGGCGTGGGCGTCCGCGACCGGCATGACGCGCACGGCGGCACGGACGTCGGAATCAATGTCGGGCACCGGGGCGATGCCGTCGAGCAGGGTGCGCAGATATAGCCCTGTGCCGCCGACCAATATGGGCAGCCGCCCTTCGCCATGCGCGCGGTCGATTTCGGTGCGGGCGTCGGCCGCCCAGTGCGCGGCGGTGCAGGCCTGCCCGCCGTCGATATGGCCAAAGAGGCGATGAGGAGCTTCCGCCATTTCCTGGGCGCTTGGCCGGGCGGAGAGGATTTGCAGGTCGGCATAGACCTGGCTGGCGTCGGCGTTGATGACGACGCCGTTGGCCACTTGCGCCAACCGAACTGCGAGCGCGCTCTTGCCGCTGGCGGTAGGCCCGGCAATAAGCGCCACGCGCGGGCGGGATTCGCCCTTGTCTGTTTCAGGCCAGTTTGTTTCGGGAGTATCCATGTTCGTCGCAACCTTAGTGGCAAGTGCGGCCTTGAGTGAGGGGGATATTGCAGAATCCGTCGCTCGATTGGCGACCGCAGGCTGTGCGCCGGTGGATAGCAAGTGGCTGGATGAGGGCAAGGCCGCCGACATCTTCTTCGGTAGCGATCCCGTGACGGCGCGCGCGGTGCTGTCGGACATCGGGGACAGGGTGGATGTGATCGTCCAGCCGGCGATGGGCCGCGAGAAGAAGTTGCTGATCGCTGACATGGATTCGACCATGATAACGGTCGAGTGCATTGACGAACTGGCCGGCTATGCGGGGATAAAGCCGCAGATTGCCGACATCACCGAGCGGGCGATGCGCGGCGAGCTGGATTTCGCAGGCGCGTTGCATGAGCGGGTGGCGTTGCTGAAAGGGCTGGCGGACGAGGCGATTGACCGGTGCCGGGCCGAGCGTGTGAAGATCATGCCCGGCGCGCGGGCGCTGGTGCGCACGATGAAAGCGCGGGGCGCGGCGACGCTGCTGGTGTCGGGCGGATTTACCCGCTTCACCGGGCCGGTCGCCGAAGAGATCGGTTTCGACCGCGCGGTCGCCAACGTGCTTGAGATTGCGGACGGCGCGCTGATCGGGACGGTAGAGCTGCCCATCGTGGACGCATCGCGCAAGCGCGCCGAGCTGGAAGCGGCGATCGAGGGCGGTATCGACCGTGCTTTGACGCTTGCGGTGGGTGACGGCGCGAACGACATTCCGATGATCCAGGGCGCGGGGCTGGGCGTGGCCTATCATGCGAAGCCGAAAACGCGCGAGGCGGCGGGGGCAGAGGTTGTCCATGGTGACCTGTCGGTGCTGCTTTATGCGCAGGGGATCGGCTCTGCCGAATGGGTGATAGACTAGGGATCGCCCGCGATTTGCCGAGCAAAACGGTTAGTCGCGCGTTAGGCACATTTCGCCGTCATTGCGATTGGGTAATGGCTTCGAAAGGCGAGGTCGATCGTTACACCCCCGCTGCGTTTTGCAGTGTCCACATCTAACCGGCGCACGGTCCTCGCCGCGCCAAGGGAGAGGTTATGAACATCAGGCTTTTGGGTCTCCTCGGCGGAGCCGCGCTCGGCCTGAGCGCATGCTCCACGACGAGAGATGAACCTGTCGCGCCCGCGCCGCCGGTCGGTCCCGGCGCGATTGCCGGCACTGTCGCGGCGGATCGCAACGGCGATGGCATTGTCGATGGCTATTATTCGGCTGACGGCATGTACCATGAGGTCATGGGGCCGCCCTGTCCGCCGCCACCGCCGCCGCCGCCGCCGTCCAGACGCGGAGAACGCGGCTGATCAGCAGAATTATAAGGGCGCGGCGTTTCCGCCGCGTCCGTTGCATTTATGGGCCGATGGTCTTGGGGCTTCTTGCCGTCGGGCTGGCCCCCGCATCGGCTTTTGCCCAGTCGGAAGCGCCGCCGGAAGCCGTGCAGGAGGGCGCGCGTTCGAGCGTTGGCGCGGAAATCCGTGCGTCTGTCGGTGGCAAGCTGCGCGACTTTTACGCGCCGCGCGGCTACTGGCCGCTTTGGGTCGATGAGACGGATATAGGGAAGCAGGCAGAGGTTCTGCTGGACCTGATCCGCTCGTCGCGGATCGATGGCCTTAATCCCAAAAATTACGACCTGCGTGACCTCGAAAATCTGGTTGAGGAGGCGAGGTCGAGTGGCGGCGATCCCCGTGCGTTGGCGCGCGCGGATCTGGCGCTGTCCAAATCCTTTGCCGCGCTGGTCCGCGACATGCGGCGGCCGTCGAAGCGGGTGAAGATGCGCTATCTCGACCCGGAGGTGGAACCACGCGACGATGAACCCGCGGAGATATTGCGCGCGGCGGCTGTCGCGGCTTCCTTCACCGACTATGTACGGCAGATCGGCTGGATGAGTCCATTCTACAAGGAACTGCGCGGCGCGCGGGCGGATTTTGCCGAACGCTGGGCTGAATTGCCCGAGGTCGTCATCCCAGTTGGGGCCAGGCTGCGGCCAGGGATGAAGGGGCAGGAGGCCGCGATGCTGCGCAGGCGGCTCGGTCTTGCAGGCGGGACCTCTTATGACAAGGCGCTCGTCGCCAGGGTTCGCGCGTTTCAGGCGGATCACGGCCTGAAAGCGGACGGCGTGGCGGGACCGCAGACAATCGAGGCGCTTAATCGGCCTTTTGAATGGTATGACCGGATGCTTGCGCTCAACCTTGATCGGGCGCGGTTGCTGCCGGGGCCGTGGGTGCGGCATGTCGTGGTCGATGCGGCATCGGCGCGGCTTTGGTACTATAGCGGCGGTCGGCAGGACGGCACGATGAAGGTCGTCGCGGGCGCCAGGGAAAGCCAGACGCCGATGATGGCGGGCATGATCCGCTATGCCACGCTCAATCCCTACTGGAATGTGCCGACCGATCTGGTCGAGCGCAGGCTGTCGCAACGTATTCTGGACGGCGCGTCGCTCAGCGAGCTGAATTATGAGGCGCTGTCCGACTGGAGCGCCAATGCGCGGCGGCTGAATGAGTCCGAGATCGACTGGCAGGCGGTGGCCGATGGTCGGCGGCAGTTGCGCGTCCGGCAGTTGCCGGGCGGCTCCAACGCCATGGGGAAGGTGAAGTTCATGTTCCCCAACGACCTTGGCATCTACCTGCACGACACGCCTTCACGCGACCTGCTGGCCAAACCGGCCCGGCATTTCAGCAATGGTTGCGTGCGGCTGGAGGATGCGGAGCGACTGGGGCGCTGGTTCTTTGGCAAGCCGTTGGAGGTGGAAAGCAGCGAGCCGGAACAACATGTCCCCCTGCCTCAGCCGGTGCCGGTTTATCTGACTTACCTGACAGCAGTGCCGAGCGGACGAGGCATCCAGTTCCTGCCCGATGTTTACGAGCGCGATGGCATGTGATGCGGCGCTGGCGGGCGATCAGCCGCCTGCCAGCATCCACAGCGCCATCGCGACCATCATGAGATTTTCAGTCAGCGACACGAAGCCGAGGGGCACGTTGCTGCCGCCGCCGACACAGGCGCATTTCAGTTCCCTCTTGTCGATATAGACCGCCTTGAACACGGACACCGCGCCGATGCCGCCGATGAAGAGGGCGACCGGGATGGAAAGCCAGTTGAGCAGCCCCGTCAGCATCAGCGCGCCTGCGCCGAGTTCCAGAAAGGGGTAGATCCGCCCATAGGGCACGAAGCGGCGTGCGAGCAGGTCATAGTTCAGGAACATGGTGGCGAAGCGATCCACGTCCTGCAGCTTCAGCATCGCGAGCAGCATCATGCTGATCGCGATGAAATGTTCGACCGTCATGATGCTGGCCAGCGGCATCGCGGTCAGCCAGCCCAGCGACAGCGCGAGCAGCGCCGCGACCGCGAATACCGCGAGGACCGGCGTGTAGCTGGTCGCGCCGGGATCGGCGACATGCAGGCCGAAATGGCGGCGCAGGTCGTCATGGCCGCCGATCCTTTCGCCGCCGATGAAGATTTGCGGTGTCGTCTTGACGTCATGCGCGGCCTTGAACGCGTCCGTCTGTTCGCGCGTGGTGAGCCAGTGATCCTCCACCACATAACCTTTCCGGCGGAGCAGCCAGCGCGCCTTGAGGCCATAGGGACAGATGTGGTCCGGCATCACCATGCGATAGAGTTGCGCGGTGGGGCGCGATACGGTGCTGGAGGCGGCGGAGGAAGTCATGGCTTGGCCTTTGTTCGTGATCCGATGCCACCTATATAGGGTGCGTACCATGGTACGGAGTCAAGCATGGCGATGACGATTTCTGGTCTGGCCCGCGCGGGAGGCGTCGGGGTCGAGACGGTGCGCTTTTACCAGCGGAGGGAATTGCTGGCTACGCCCACCAGGACGGGCACGGGTGGAGGCGTGCGGCGTTACGACGAAGAAGATGTCAGGCGGCTGCGCTTCATCCGGTCGGCGCAGGGGGCTGGCTTTACGTTGGAGCAGATTGGCGAACTGCTTCGGCTGGACGCGGGCGAGGACCGGGCGCGGGCGCGGGAGCTGGCGGCGGAGAGGCTGGCGGCGCTGGATGAAAAGATTGCGGAACTGGAAGCGGCGCGGGATTCGCTGCGGCGGCTGGCGAACGCCTGTCATGCGTCCGACGAAGGACCGTGTCCGATTATCTCGGCATTTGAGGCGTAAGGCGGGGGTTAAAATCCGGCCATCAGGCCGTCGATGGCGCCCTGCAAGATGTAGCTGGCGGCGAGCTTGTCCACGAGTTCGCCCCGGCGGGCGCGGCTGGCGTCGGCTTCCAGCAGGGTGCGGGTGACGGCCTGGGTCGACCAGCGTTCGTCCCAGAGGAAGATCGGGCGGCCCAGGTCCGCGATGTTGCGGGCAAAGGCGCGACTTGCCTGGCTGCGCGGGCTTTCGCTGCCGTCGAGGTTGAGGGGCAGGCCGATGACGACGCCCTTCACGTGCTGCTGTTCCATGAAGGCGGCGAGGGCGATCTTGTCCTTGCCGAACTTGCCGCGTGAGACGGTATGTGCAGGACTGGCGATCGACCAGCCCGCGTCGCAAAGCGCAAGACCGATCGTCTTTGTCCCGACGTCCATGCCCAGCAGGCGGCCGCCCTGGGGCAGCGCTTCACGGAAGGCGGCGCGATCCGCGGTGAGGAGCGTTGTCACGAGGCCAGGAATGCCGTGAGGCGCTGGCGGGCGTCTTCGCGCACATCGCCCCAGAAGAGGCTATAGTCATACACATGGTAGTTGTTGCCGGGCAGGGTGAATGGTCCCATGTCCACCGGCTCCCCTATCATCAAGATGCCGCTGGTGTCGCAGCGCGCGGGCACGACGCCGGTGAGCAGGCGCGGGGGCGTTGCTTCGTCGCGGCTGTCGAGGGTGCCGCGATTAGCGCTGGCCGGGGCGGCTCCGTTGAAGGCCCCGGTGATCGGGTTGGTGCAGAGCATGTGCGTGCCCTTGCGCGGCTTGCCGGTATAGCCGTTGCGCCGTTCGAAAGTTTCGATGATCGGTGATGGGTCGGCCGGTTCGGCATAGCTTTGCCAGCTGACGATGCAGTGCGATTGGTCGCGCCGGGCGCAGGCAGGCAGGCCGAGCGCGGGCAGATCCGCTTCGACCGACACAGGCCAGCCCACGGCATAGACTGCGGCGAGGCGGGCGGCGACGGGCTTGCCCGCTACCTGCTCACGCAGCAGTTGCAGCAGGTGGCGCGACCCCTGGCTGTGACCGGCGAGCATCAGGGGACCGGTGGGATTGGCTTTCAGGAAGGCGGCGAAGGCCTGGGCAACGTCGCGATAGGCGGCGGCGAGCGCCTGGTCCGAGGCAGGTTCCTGCGTCAGGAATGCGCCGTAATTGGCCTGGCGGTAGCGGGGAACCCAGATATTGCCGACCGCATTGAAGGCGCTGGCCTGCCCCTGAACGAAGCGGCGCGCGGTCGAGAGCGCGTCCTTGTCATCAAGGCGCATGTTCCAATGCGCGTCGCCCAGCGTGGTGATGTAGGATGTGGGATGGATGAAGAAGATGGCGGCCCTTTGCACAACCGGCGCATCCTTGACGCCTGCGGGTTTCCACAGGGCGGGATTGCCGCGGGTGATGTCCGGGCGAGCGATCCACATTTTGGGATCGTCATAGGCGTTGGCGGGCAGGGGCGTGAGAGGAGCAAAGGCTTCGCGCGGCACCATGACCGCGCGGATCAGTTGCATGCCCCAGATGCGGTAGACCAGCAGTGCCGCAAGAACCAGCACGATCAGGCCGGCGACGACATACAGGAATTTGCGGGCCAAGACTTTGCTCTCCGTCACTTCGGCGCGGCCCCGATCCGCGCCTCTGGCGGCGCTTGTCTGGCGCAGGTGCAGGGGACACGCAAGTGCGGACTTGAAGCGGGCATGTGCGGGTGCTAGCGGCGGCCCATGTCGATAGACCTTCAGACCGTAAAGAAGATCGCCAGCCTTTCGCGCATTTCGGTGACGGATGCCGAAGCCGAGGCGATGGTGCCCGAACTCAACAACATCCTTGGATGGGTGGAGCAATTGGGCGAGGTGGACGTGACCGGCGTCGAGCCGATGACCGCCGTCATCCCCAACCATCTGCGCCTGCGCGACGATGCCGTCACTGACGGCAATGTCCGCGAGAAGGTGCTGGCGAATGCCCCGCAGGCCGAACATGGCTTCTTCGCGGTGCCCAAGGTGATCGAATAATGAGCAATGTGACTGACCTGACGGTTGCTGAGATCCGCGACGGTTTTCGCGCGGGCGACTTTTCGGCGCGCGAAGTGGCGGAGGCGTTCAACGCCAATGTCGCGGCGGCCAAGGCGCTGAACGCCTTCATCGTCGAGACGCCGGAAAAAGCGCTGGAAGCCGCCGATGCCGCCGACAAGGCGAAGGCTGCTGGCGAGGCGCTGAAACCGCTTTCGGGCGTGCCGATCGGCATGAAGGACCTGTTCTGCACCGAAGGCGTGCAGACGACGGCGGCCAGCCATATGCTGGAAGGGTTCACGCCGACCTATGAGTCCACGGTGTCGAAGAAGCTGTGGGACGCGGGCGCGGGGATGCTGGGCAAGCTGAACCTTGACCAGTTCGCCATGGGATCGTCGAACGAGACGAGCTATTTCGGCAATGTGATTTCGCCCTGGCGGCGTGGCGGCGGCGACAATGCCGCGCTGGCGCCCGGTGGGTCGTCCGGCGGGTCTTCGGCGGCGATCGCTGCGCGGCTTTGCCCGGCGGCGACCGGGACCGATACGGGCGGTTCGATCCGACAGCCTGCGGCCTTCACCGGCATTTCGGGCATCAAGCCGACCTATGGCCGCTGCTCGCGCTGGGGCATCGTGGCGTTCGCTTCCTCGCTGGATCAGGCGGGATCGATGGCGCGGACGGTGCGGGACAATGCGATCCTGCTGGAAGCCATGGCGGGCTTTGATCCCAAGGATTCCACTTCGCTCGACCTGGCAGTGCCGCAGTGGGAAGCCAATTTGTCGAGCAACCTTCAGGGCAAGAAGGTCGGTATTCCCAAGGAATATCGGCCCGATGGCCTGAATGCCGAAATTTCCGCCATGTGGGATCGCGGGATCGAGTGGCTTAAGGATGCGGGCGCGGAGGTGGTCGAAGTATCGCTGCCGCATACGAAGTACGCGCTGCCGACCTATTATATCATCGCGCCTGCCGAGGCTTCGTCGAACCTCGCCCGCTATGATGGTGTGCGTTATGGCCAGCGCGACCTGCCTGATGGGGCGGGACTGCAGGACATGTATGCCGCGACCCGCGCCGCCGGTTTCGGGCCGGAGGTCAAGCGTCGCATCATGATCGGCACCTATGTGCTGTCCGCCGGCTTCTATGACGCTTATTATACGCAGGCGCAGAAGGTGCGGGCGCTGATCGCGCGCGATTTCGAACTGGCTTTCGAAAAGTGCGACCTGCTGCTGACGCCGACCGCGCCGAGCGCGTCCTTTGCGTTGGGCGAAAAGCAGGCCGATCCGCTGGCCATGTATCTGAACGACGTCTTCACGGTGCCTGCTTCGCTGGCGGGCCTGCCTGCGATGGCGGTGCCGGGCGGGTTGGACGCGCAAGGGTTGCCGCTTGGCTTGCAGATCATCGGCAAGGCGCTGGACGAGCAGACGGTGTTGAACGCGGGGCTTGCGATTGAAGAACGTGCGGGCTTCACGGCGCGGCCGGACAAGTGGTGGTAATTCGATCCGTCATGCCAGCAAAAGCTGGCATCTCAGGCGACGTGGCACGACATATGAGAAAGATCCCAGCCTTCGCTGGGATGACGGTGTGAGATATGACTGAATCAACCTATCGCATTCAGGGCGCAACCGGCGAGTGGGAGGTCGTTATCGGCCTGGAGGTCCATGCGCAGGTGACGAGCAAGGCGAAGCTGTTTTCCGGTGCGGCCACGGCTTTTGGCGCGGAGCCGAATACGCAGGTTAGCCTCGTCGATGCGGCCATGCCCGGCATGCTGCCCGTGCCGAACCGTGAGTGCATTCGTCAGGCGGTGCGTACCGGCATGGCGATTGAGGCCAAGATCAACAAATGGTCGCGCTTCGATCGCAAGAATTATTTCTACGCCGATCTGCCGCAGGGTTATCAGATCAGCCAGCTTTACCACCCGCTGGTGGGCGAGGGTGAGATTGAGATCAGCCTGGACGAGAAGAACCCGGACGCCGTGACCAAGCGGATCGGCATCGAGCGCATCCATGTCGAGCAGGATGCGGGCAAGTTGATGCACGACCAGCATCCCACCAGTAGCTATGTCGACCTGAACCGGTCGGGCGTCGCGCTGATGGAAATCGTGTCGAAGCCTGACATGCGTTCGCCAGCGGAAGCCGGGGCCTATCTGGCGAAGCTGCGGACGATCCTGCGCTATGTGGGGTCGTGTGACGGCAACATGGACCAGGGTTCGATGCGTGCCGACGTCAATGTCTCGGTCCGCAAGCCGGGCGAGGAATTCGGCACGCGTACCGAGACGAAGAACGTCAATTCGGTCCGTTTCGTCATGGCGGTGGTGGAGCATGAAGCCAGCCGTCAGGTCGATGTGCTGGAGGCCGGTGGCAAGATCGTGCAGGAAACGCGCCTGTACGATCCGGACAAGAATGAAACACGGTCGATGCGGTCGAAGGAAGACGCGCATGACTATCGCTATTTCCCTGACCCGGACCTGTTGCCGCTGGAACTGGACGACGCTTTCCTGGAGGAATGCCGCCAGTCGCTTCCCGAACTGCCGGACGCCAAGCGCCGCCGTTATGAGCAGCAGCTTGGCCTGTCGCCCTATAATGCGGCCACTTTGACGGCGGACGCGGATACTGCACGCTGGTTCGAGGCGCTGCTGGCCGAAGGCGCGCGCATCCAGAAGAAGAGCGAGGGCGAAGTTGCGAAGGCTTCGGCCAACTGGCTGCTGTCGGAACTCTATGGCGCGCTCAATCGCATCGGCAAGAGCCTGGAGGATAGCCCGGTCGGCCCTGAGGAGGGCGCGGAATTGCTGGCGCTGGTCGCCGATGGCACGATTTCGGGCACCATCGCCAAGCAGGTGTTCGAGATCATGCTGGAAACCGGCGGCCGCGCGCCCGCGATCGTCGAGGAAAGGGGCCTGAAGCAGACCAGCGACACCGGCGCGATCGAGGCGGCGGTGGCTGAGGTGCTTGCCCGGAATGGCGACAAGGTCGAACAGTATAAGGCGGGCAAGGAAGCCTTGTTTGGCTTCTTCGTCGGCCAGACCATGAAGGCCATGCAGGGCAAGGCCAATCCGCAGGTCGTCAACGAACTGGTCCGCAAGGCGCTTGCGTAAATCGGAACGGGCTGTCTAAACCCCGGACAAGGCTGGAAGCGGGGGCTTCCGGCAACCGGGGGATCAGACATGAAGGCACGCAAGGTTTTGGTGGCGCTGGCCATGATGGTGGCTGCGCTGCCCGTCGCGGCCAAGGCCGAAACGCTGACCAATGACATGGTCGTTACGCTGGTTCAGGCGGGGTTGGGCGATGATGCGGTCATCGCCAAGATACGGGCGTCGGCCGGCCATTATGCCTTGTCCACCGACGATCTGATCGCGCTCAAGAAGCGTGGCGTGCCGGGGCCGGTGATCGCGGCGATGATTGAGTCAGGATCGCAGGGAGCAGTTTCGGCAAAGGCGGTGTTCTCGGCGGATTCGCCCGACCCGCTGGTGCCGCATCCGTCGGGGCTTTACCTGCTGAGCGAATCCCGCATGGTGCGGATCGACCCGACGACGTCGAACCAGAGCAAGACCGGCGGGATATTGGGCTATGCCTTTACCGGCGGGATTGCGTCGCTCAGCATCAAGGCGGTGATTCCGAATGTCACGGCGAGGGTTCGGACCGGGCGGGGCCGACCGACATTCTATTTCTATTTCGACGAAGCAACGCGCGGCCTGTCACAGGCCGGGGCGCCTTCGCTGTGGCTGTCCGGGCCAGCGAGCGCGATCACGTCCCCCAACGAGTTCACCCTCATCCGTTTCGACGTCAAGAAGGACCGGCGTGAGACGCGGGTGGGCAGCATGAACCTGGCGGGCGCGAAGGCCGGGGTGATGGACAGGGATCGCATCGCTTTCGATTATGAACAGGTGACACCGGGCGTGTTCAAGGTAACGCCGAAAACTGACCTGGCGGCGGGCGAATATGGCTTTCTCTATTCGGTGAGCGCGGGGGCCGGCCCCGGCATGTGGGGCAATGGCACAGGATCGGCGCGCATCTTCGACTTCGCCGTCCATCCATAAGGAAAGGGGACGCCGCCTGAGGAGCAAACGGCGTCCCACCCACAAGGCGCATCCCGGGGGACGGGCGCGCCTCATGGCAGGGCTGGCGGACCAGGAGGGTCGTGGGGTGTGCCCGCCAGCTTTTCATCAGTCAGACGTCACAGGATGAAGTTAACCGTCGCCCTTAAAGCGAGAGCGACATGATCCTGCTGTTCTTCGGCGCTGAATTCGCCGCCGACCCGGAAGCTGTCGGTGCCGCCGATCAACCGGGCACGGCCGGTCCAGCCATTGGTCCGATCTTCCGCGACCAGGGTGAAGGCTTGCCCACCGGCAAAACGCGCGACCGTTGAACCCAGCGATCCGCCGATGATCTGACGGCGACCGCCCTCCAGTTCGACGCGCATCCAGCCTTCGCTGCGATCGAGGCTGCCGAGGTCATAGCCAAGGGACAGGGTGCCGTTCGCCGCCAGCTCGTCGCTCGTCCGCCCTTCGACCATCAGGTTGAAGCCGTCGCCGCCGCCGGTTTCGTCATAGCCGCCTTCCTTCAAACGGTAATAGTCGATCCCGACCGCAGGACGCAGGGAGAAGCGATTGAAGCGCATTTCATAGGATGCCCCCGCCGCTGCCGAGTAGAGCTTACCCGACCAGTCGCCATTTGCCGTGCGGGTGACGTCGCCGCTTTCAAACCGGCGCGTCCCCCCGAAGTCGATGTGCGCCGCCGAGACACGGGCAAAGCTTTGCAACGGTCCCCAGCTTCCCCGCCAGTGGGCGGCCAGTTCGAACTGGTCGGAATCGACGCTGTTGTTCGTGTCCTTCGGAGAATCGCTGCCATGGATATAGGCGAAGGATCCGCCGAACGCGCCCAGGCGGCTGAGATATTCCGCGCCCATGCTCGCGCCCCAACCGCTGATGTCGTAGGATGCGGTGTTGCCGATGCTCTTGGAACTGCCGAAGGCCACCTGCTGCAACCAGAAGCCCAGACGGCCGTCCGCGGTCCGGTATATGCCGCCGGGATCGGATAATATCCGTGCGGTTGCGCGCGATCCTGACGTCACTGCTTCGAACGCGCCACCGGCATGATCGGGCAGCATCTGCCGCAGGTTTGCGGTCAGCGCCTCTCCATTGGTGATTGCCAGAAAGCTGTCGGCAATCGCGCTGTCATTATCCAGCGCGTTGAAGATGGCGGAATAGGCGCTGGCGTTGGAGCCGGACAGGCCGAGTTCCTGCACGCTCTTGGCCGCGATCGACAGGCGGACTTCGCCGGTGGAGCTGTCTCCGGCCACTGTTCCCTTGAACATGTAGGGCAGCAACGCATCGGCCGACAGGGCGGGCGCGCCGTTTAGCGTTCCAGCGCGAAGGATGACATAGTCGCCTGCTGCGTCGCCCACGCTGGCAAGCGTCGCCTTCACTTGCGATCCGGCGGAAAAGGTCGCGGTGCCCGCTACATCGTAGACGGTATTGGTGCCCGCCGCTGC is a window of Sphingobium sp. MI1205 DNA encoding:
- the gatA gene encoding Asp-tRNA(Asn)/Glu-tRNA(Gln) amidotransferase subunit GatA, with the protein product MSNVTDLTVAEIRDGFRAGDFSAREVAEAFNANVAAAKALNAFIVETPEKALEAADAADKAKAAGEALKPLSGVPIGMKDLFCTEGVQTTAASHMLEGFTPTYESTVSKKLWDAGAGMLGKLNLDQFAMGSSNETSYFGNVISPWRRGGGDNAALAPGGSSGGSSAAIAARLCPAATGTDTGGSIRQPAAFTGISGIKPTYGRCSRWGIVAFASSLDQAGSMARTVRDNAILLEAMAGFDPKDSTSLDLAVPQWEANLSSNLQGKKVGIPKEYRPDGLNAEISAMWDRGIEWLKDAGAEVVEVSLPHTKYALPTYYIIAPAEASSNLARYDGVRYGQRDLPDGAGLQDMYAATRAAGFGPEVKRRIMIGTYVLSAGFYDAYYTQAQKVRALIARDFELAFEKCDLLLTPTAPSASFALGEKQADPLAMYLNDVFTVPASLAGLPAMAVPGGLDAQGLPLGLQIIGKALDEQTVLNAGLAIEERAGFTARPDKWW
- the gatB gene encoding Asp-tRNA(Asn)/Glu-tRNA(Gln) amidotransferase subunit GatB → MTESTYRIQGATGEWEVVIGLEVHAQVTSKAKLFSGAATAFGAEPNTQVSLVDAAMPGMLPVPNRECIRQAVRTGMAIEAKINKWSRFDRKNYFYADLPQGYQISQLYHPLVGEGEIEISLDEKNPDAVTKRIGIERIHVEQDAGKLMHDQHPTSSYVDLNRSGVALMEIVSKPDMRSPAEAGAYLAKLRTILRYVGSCDGNMDQGSMRADVNVSVRKPGEEFGTRTETKNVNSVRFVMAVVEHEASRQVDVLEAGGKIVQETRLYDPDKNETRSMRSKEDAHDYRYFPDPDLLPLELDDAFLEECRQSLPELPDAKRRRYEQQLGLSPYNAATLTADADTARWFEALLAEGARIQKKSEGEVAKASANWLLSELYGALNRIGKSLEDSPVGPEEGAELLALVADGTISGTIAKQVFEIMLETGGRAPAIVEERGLKQTSDTGAIEAAVAEVLARNGDKVEQYKAGKEALFGFFVGQTMKAMQGKANPQVVNELVRKALA